One Prevotella intermedia ATCC 25611 = DSM 20706 DNA window includes the following coding sequences:
- a CDS encoding tRNA1(Val) (adenine(37)-N6)-methyltransferase: MGFTFRQFHIEQDKCAMKVGTDGVLLGSWAKGGKRILDIGAGTGLIALMMAQRFPDANIDAIEIDENAVIQATENVLRSPFAKQIVVKHCSLQTYSETKEKYDSIICNPPYFVDSLKSNDNNRTVARHTDALPFNDLIKCAYQLLTPDGHFSLVLPVESYRILEPEAILNGFSVIKKVLVKTTPSKQPKRILVELGKVPDKYFSTTEYLQDGAGNKSEWYKEITKEFYLK; encoded by the coding sequence ATGGGCTTTACTTTCAGGCAGTTCCATATCGAACAAGACAAGTGTGCCATGAAAGTTGGCACCGATGGAGTTTTATTAGGAAGCTGGGCAAAAGGCGGTAAACGTATTCTTGACATAGGCGCAGGAACGGGACTGATAGCTTTAATGATGGCGCAGCGGTTTCCCGATGCCAACATTGATGCCATTGAAATAGACGAAAACGCTGTTATACAGGCAACAGAAAATGTATTGCGCTCACCCTTTGCCAAACAAATAGTGGTGAAACATTGTTCGCTACAAACGTATTCAGAAACCAAAGAAAAATACGATTCCATCATTTGCAATCCCCCCTATTTCGTTGATTCATTGAAAAGCAACGATAATAACAGAACTGTTGCTCGGCACACAGATGCGTTACCTTTTAATGATTTGATAAAGTGTGCATATCAATTGCTCACACCCGATGGGCATTTTTCATTAGTACTTCCTGTTGAATCGTATCGTATTTTAGAACCTGAAGCCATTCTAAATGGCTTTTCAGTTATAAAGAAAGTACTTGTAAAAACCACTCCTTCCAAACAACCGAAGCGCATTTTAGTAGAATTAGGCAAAGTCCCAGACAAATATTTTTCAACAACAGAATACTTGCAAGACGGTGCAGGAAACAAGTCGGAATGGTACAAAGAAATAACAAAAGAGTTTTATCTTAAATAG
- the lon gene encoding endopeptidase La, with protein sequence MKQNNSIQMFADYEGDLPDFDIKVEGEVPVFITRNLVMFPGVLMPVLVGRKATLTLVKYLEKHPGTVFAVISQKDGNIDEPEEKDLYHTGIYARLVRVFDMPGAMNGENRTAILQGLGRCQLDEITSEVPYMVGKTHALPDEQADKNDNEFVTAVNDMKITAKEYIQGSDDIPDDSQFALDNITNSVVSVNYVCANMPFSVSDKMHLLEEDSIKDRLFRLMKILNREIQFQHLRQNIRSKTREDLDEQQREYFLHQQIKNIQEELGDGDGTPEKKELIKKAAQKKWSEETAKVFQKELDKLNTLNPQSPDYSVQINYLQTMVNLPWNEFTKDDLDLKRAQKVLDRDHYGMEKVKERILEYMAVLKLRGSLKSPILCLYGPPGVGKTSLGKSIAESMKRKYVRMSLGGLHDESEIRGHRRTYIGAMPGRIIKNIQKAGSSNPVFILDEIDKVTQNTINGDPASALLEVLDPEQNNAFHDNYLDIDYDLSKVLFLATANDINAIPKPLLDRMEIIEVSGYITEEKIEIAKRHLFPKELSNTGLDISNPKLKFSKPALEKIIESYTRESGVRQLEKQINKSLRKLAYKQAVDDTLPYNKITPVELEGLLGKPPFYRDIYQGNDYAGVVTGLAWTSVGGEILFIETSLSKGKAGKLTLTGNLGDVMKESAIIALEYVKAHIESLKVDYRIFDQWNIHIHVPEGATPKDGPSAGITIATSIASALTQRKVRKNTAMTGEITLRGKVLPVGGIKEKILAAKRAGITDIIMCKENRKDIEEIPEKYRKGVEFHYVENIQQVWDFALTDEMVSNPIDFTIKEEIIKTTQNDI encoded by the coding sequence ATGAAACAAAATAATTCGATACAAATGTTTGCCGATTACGAAGGAGATTTACCTGACTTTGATATAAAAGTTGAAGGCGAAGTTCCAGTTTTCATAACCCGCAATCTTGTTATGTTCCCAGGCGTTCTAATGCCAGTGTTGGTGGGGCGCAAGGCAACCTTGACATTGGTGAAGTATTTAGAGAAACACCCTGGAACTGTTTTTGCGGTAATCAGCCAGAAAGATGGCAATATTGACGAACCTGAAGAAAAAGATTTATATCACACTGGTATATATGCAAGACTCGTACGCGTGTTTGATATGCCAGGGGCAATGAATGGTGAGAACAGAACAGCTATTCTCCAAGGATTAGGTCGTTGTCAGCTTGACGAAATCACATCGGAAGTTCCATATATGGTAGGTAAAACACACGCCCTACCTGACGAACAAGCGGACAAGAACGACAATGAATTCGTTACGGCGGTAAACGATATGAAGATAACCGCAAAAGAATACATACAAGGTAGCGATGATATTCCTGACGACTCGCAATTTGCCCTCGACAATATAACAAACTCTGTGGTTTCAGTAAATTATGTTTGTGCAAATATGCCATTCAGTGTATCGGACAAAATGCACTTATTGGAAGAAGATTCTATAAAAGACCGCTTGTTCCGACTGATGAAGATATTGAATAGAGAAATTCAATTCCAGCATCTCCGTCAAAATATACGCTCTAAAACACGAGAAGACCTTGACGAACAGCAACGCGAATATTTCCTGCACCAACAGATAAAGAACATTCAAGAAGAGCTGGGCGATGGTGATGGTACACCTGAAAAGAAAGAGCTTATCAAAAAAGCTGCCCAAAAGAAGTGGTCGGAAGAAACAGCAAAGGTTTTCCAAAAGGAACTCGACAAACTAAATACGCTAAATCCGCAAAGTCCTGATTATAGCGTGCAGATAAACTATTTGCAAACTATGGTAAATCTTCCTTGGAACGAGTTTACCAAAGACGATTTAGACTTGAAGCGTGCCCAGAAAGTACTTGACCGCGACCATTACGGAATGGAAAAAGTAAAGGAACGTATTCTCGAATATATGGCTGTACTTAAACTAAGAGGTAGTTTGAAATCGCCTATTCTTTGCTTATATGGTCCTCCGGGAGTAGGAAAGACAAGTCTTGGAAAGAGTATAGCCGAATCTATGAAGCGCAAGTATGTCCGTATGTCATTGGGCGGTCTACACGACGAATCGGAAATACGCGGCCATCGCCGTACATATATCGGAGCTATGCCAGGGCGCATCATTAAAAATATACAAAAGGCAGGTTCGTCTAATCCTGTATTTATTCTTGATGAAATCGACAAAGTTACGCAGAATACCATCAATGGCGACCCCGCTTCAGCCTTGTTGGAAGTTCTCGACCCTGAACAAAACAATGCTTTCCACGACAACTATCTTGATATAGATTACGACCTCTCAAAGGTTCTGTTCTTGGCAACAGCTAACGACATTAACGCCATACCGAAGCCATTGCTCGACCGTATGGAGATAATTGAAGTTTCAGGCTATATTACAGAAGAGAAGATAGAAATAGCAAAACGCCATTTATTCCCTAAAGAACTTTCAAATACAGGTTTAGACATATCTAATCCGAAACTGAAGTTCAGCAAACCTGCTTTAGAAAAGATAATAGAAAGCTATACACGGGAAAGCGGAGTACGACAATTAGAGAAGCAAATCAACAAATCATTGCGTAAATTGGCATACAAACAGGCAGTAGACGACACATTGCCATACAATAAAATAACCCCTGTCGAATTAGAAGGCTTGCTTGGAAAGCCACCTTTCTATCGCGACATATATCAAGGAAACGACTATGCTGGAGTTGTTACGGGGCTGGCTTGGACAAGTGTCGGAGGCGAAATACTATTCATTGAAACATCATTGTCAAAAGGAAAGGCTGGAAAGCTGACACTGACTGGTAACCTTGGCGATGTTATGAAAGAGTCTGCAATCATTGCTCTTGAATATGTTAAGGCACATATCGAGTCACTAAAGGTAGATTATCGTATCTTCGACCAATGGAACATACATATCCACGTTCCTGAAGGAGCTACTCCTAAAGACGGTCCTTCTGCCGGTATCACCATTGCAACAAGTATAGCTTCGGCATTAACACAGCGCAAAGTTAGAAAGAATACAGCTATGACAGGCGAAATAACCCTTCGTGGCAAAGTACTTCCTGTTGGTGGTATCAAAGAAAAAATACTTGCAGCTAAGCGCGCTGGCATTACCGACATTATTATGTGCAAGGAAAACCGCAAGGATATTGAGGAAATTCCAGAAAAGTATCGCAAAGGTGTAGAATTTCACTATGTGGAAAACATACAACAGGTATGGGATTTCGCATTAACAGATGAAATGGTATCCAATCCTATTGATTTTACAATCAAGGAAGAAATAATAAAAACAACACAGAATGACATTTGA
- the tgt gene encoding tRNA guanosine(34) transglycosylase Tgt, whose translation MTFELQCTDNASNARTGLITTDHGQIKTPIFMPVGTAGTVKGVHFSELVEQVKAQIILGNTYHLYLRPGLEVLKAAGGLHKFNGWNRPILTDSGGFQVFSLTGIRKLSEEGCQFRSHIDGSKHIFTPENVMDTQRIIGADIIMAFDECPPGNSDYAYSKRSLGLTQRWLDRCIKRFNETEPLYGYKQSLFPIVQGCTYKDLRTEAAKFVADKGADGNAIGGLAVGEPTEVMYEMIEVVNDILPKDKPRYLMGVGTPQNILEGIERGVDMFDCVMPTRNGRNAMLFTYEGTMNMRNKKWENDFSSVDADGCDIDVITSKAYLHHLFKAGELLAMQIASIHNIAFYLRLVTDARAHIEKGDFTQWKSSIIEKLGRRL comes from the coding sequence ATGACATTTGAGCTTCAATGTACCGACAACGCAAGTAATGCACGAACAGGTTTAATAACTACAGACCACGGACAAATAAAGACACCCATCTTTATGCCCGTTGGTACTGCAGGCACGGTTAAAGGAGTTCATTTCTCTGAACTTGTTGAACAAGTCAAGGCGCAAATCATACTTGGCAACACCTACCATCTGTATTTGCGTCCTGGATTAGAAGTATTGAAAGCTGCTGGCGGATTGCACAAATTCAATGGTTGGAATCGTCCGATACTAACGGACTCTGGTGGCTTTCAAGTGTTTTCATTAACAGGCATTCGTAAACTTTCAGAAGAAGGCTGCCAATTTAGAAGCCATATCGACGGTTCCAAGCATATATTCACACCTGAAAACGTTATGGACACACAGCGTATTATAGGTGCTGACATTATAATGGCTTTCGACGAATGTCCTCCAGGCAATAGCGATTACGCATATTCAAAGCGTAGTCTGGGCTTAACACAACGTTGGTTAGACCGTTGTATCAAGCGTTTCAACGAAACAGAACCGTTATATGGATACAAACAAAGCCTCTTCCCTATTGTTCAAGGGTGTACTTACAAAGACTTACGAACAGAAGCTGCAAAATTTGTAGCTGACAAAGGGGCTGACGGAAATGCTATTGGCGGACTTGCAGTGGGCGAACCTACCGAGGTAATGTATGAAATGATAGAAGTTGTAAACGATATTCTACCGAAAGACAAGCCTCGCTATTTAATGGGAGTAGGTACTCCACAAAACATTCTCGAAGGAATTGAACGCGGTGTAGATATGTTCGATTGTGTCATGCCAACCAGAAATGGGCGCAATGCAATGCTTTTCACCTACGAGGGTACAATGAATATGCGCAATAAGAAATGGGAAAACGATTTCTCGTCAGTAGATGCCGATGGCTGCGACATTGATGTAATAACATCGAAAGCCTATTTACATCATCTATTTAAAGCTGGCGAGTTACTCGCAATGCAAATTGCAAGTATTCACAACATTGCCTTTTATCTTCGTCTGGTTACCGATGCACGTGCCCATATAGAAAAAGGAGACTTCACACAATGGAAATCCTCTATCATTGAAAAGTTAGGACGACGCTTATAA